One Pseudoalteromonas rubra genomic window, CATGATCTCCGACCAATTTGAATTCGGTACTTGTTTCATCAGTGGCATTGAAATAAACCAGTTCATGATTGGCCTGATCATATAACCAGACACGATTTGGGTTTTCTTCGTCCAGCGCGAGTTCGGTCAAGGTTTTGTCGTTTGCCAGGGTCCAACTCTGAGCGCTGTTGTCGTCAAGGTTTAACTGATGCAGGGTGTTGTCTGCGCTGACAAACCAGATCAGATTATCCTGGCGTTCCAGATCAGTTGCCGTGTTGGCATCGTTGTAGTCGAGTGGACTGGAGTGATAGCTCTGGCCTTCAGGTTCGATTTTGATATACCCGTATTCTTTGCCAGCCTGAAGAACGTTCAATTGAGATCCGTTCAGGTCAATGCTGGTCACGCCATCAATTTTCTGTTCACCTTCTGGGTAGTCAACATACAAAGAGATTGGGAGATCTTCCACCAGGGTTGCGTCATTTTCGGGTGTCACCAGGGTGAGCATTTTTTTCCGGGCACTGTCGGAATATCTATGTTGGGAATGGTTTTGTTGTTGCTGCTCCCACACGCAGCAAGTACTAAAGACATCGACAAAGCAATCAGTGTTTTTGAACATTTCATTGTTATTAACTCCTTATTGAAATTGCCCCCAGTTTAGGGAAACGAATGTCAACAGAATGTCGAGAAGTGCAAAATCAATTTTCCTAAAGCACCATTGTGTTGGTGTTATGGGAGAAGTGTATTCCGCAACGCAAATGAAAAGGCCGTGGCTCGGAGAAACCGTGTGTTTGGGTGGTGCATTACTTTTATTTTTAAAGACTAATAGCGAGCACAAAGTGGAGCTGTAGTACAGACCGCCAAAATGTATCATCGATTATCTGGATTTGAATTGCAGGTAAGAGGTGGTCGTGTGATTATCGGTGATATAGAGTGCGTTAAAATATGCATTTAGAGCTTAGGGGCCAGCTGTGAACAATGAAGTTACAGCAGGCCCATGTCCCAGGGTTGTGTTTCCTGTTGGCATTGGCCCTTTTTGTACGGCGTTGCCACAAGGTTCTGTACCACCGCCTTACTTACGCAGACGCCGGTATTCGTCAGGTTGTAGTTATTAACCACATACAGTTCATAAAGCTGAACCAGTGTCTTGCCCGGATATCCGCCTTAACGACGGCTGACAATTTCGCTTACAAAGTCTTCTGCCAATTGACTTGTGAGTGGGGAAGTGCAGTGATAAGTTTCAGCCGTTAATAGTTTTCTAGGTTCTAAATGAAGGAGCGTAATTAAGATGGCCCGGGCGATATTACTGAGTTTATTGCTGACGTCACTGTCTGGCTTTGCCAGTGAAACAGAAATTGCACAAGCAAAGGAAGCGGCGCCTGTACATATTACGCAAAACGCCAGCTATATGGTGTGGGAGGAGGACCGTTTTGTAACGAAAATAGCAGGCAGCAATGAGTTTGTGTGTCTGGTCCTGACCGACGGACAGGGACGTTTCGAACCCTCTTGCTTAAATAAGCAAGCTATGCGTTCGGTGTTCCCGGTTTATGAATACCAGACGAGGATGCTGTTGCAAAATATGCCCATCCAGGAGATCTATAAAAACATCGAAGCCATGGCTAAGGCCAAAACGTTACCTGAGCCTGGCCCTGGCGCACTGGTTTATATGATGTCGCACAGAAATAAGTTTTACGATCATTTCAGCAAAAAGTTACTGGATGTCGGGCCGCACGTGATGCTCTATCTACCCCGTATAGAAAAGGACAGCCTGGGTTTTAATAATAAGGATGGGCTCCCTATGTTTTACAATGAATATCCGCATTTAAGTGTGATCCACCTGCACACTCAGCACAGATAAGTGTGAGCAGTGTACTTAACCCTAGATGCCGTCAAGAATAAAATGGGGAGCTTGTAACTGTATCGGGTCCTGTGCAGGCTTGCACCAGCGATGGCAGCAGGCCATTTTGCCAGGCTATCTGTTATCATCCACCACTTGATATGTGATGACTACAACTTAGGTTTTGCTTTAGTTCAATACGCATCGGGCACCATATATATTGACAAGATTGCGGCGCAATCACTCAGTGCCACGCACCTGAAACACAAACTCACTGCCTTCACCCAGTTGGCTGTTGACCTTAATCTCCGATTTCAAAAGCCGTAACAACCTAGCCGTGATAGCCAGTCCCAGACCTGCATGGGTCTTTTTACAGCCTTTACTGTTGCTGGCCTGGTAGCGTGCCTCAAAGATATAGGGCAGCTCTTTGGGGCTGATCCCCTCGCCGGTATCCTGAATAGCGATGTCATAGCCACCCTCTTTGGTGGTCACTACGATGGAGATGGCGCCGCCAGCCGGTGTATGGCGCAGCGCATTTTCAATCAGGTTACTCATTATCCTTTCCAGTTTAGCGATGTCTGAGTAGACCACAAAGTCACATTCAGTGGGGGTGACGTGCAGTGTGATGTCGGCTTGTTGTGCCTTGAGGGCAAATTTGGCCAGCACATCGTATATCAGTTCACCCATATTGAAGACCTCAAAGTGTACCTGGGTGTGGCCGGATTCCAGGTGCGCCAGTTCAAAGATTTGATCAATCAGATTTTTAAGTTGCGTACAGTTCTTCAATGCAATACTCATATAGCGTTGCATTTCACCTGATGTGGCGGCACCTCGCTCAACCAGTTCCAGGTACCCCTGTAAAGAGGCCAGCGGTGTGCGCAAGTCGTGTGACAAGTGGGCAAGTAACTGGCGGCGTTGTTCATCTACCGCCGTGAGTTGTGACATCTGCTGATTGATGGTTTGCAGCATAGTGTTAATGCCATTGCCGAGTTGGTGGATCTCGTTATCTTGTTGCTCCCAGCTGAGCAGGGGGGCTTGTTTGATATCAAATTTATGGTGTTCAACGGTATGAATATAGTGATTAAGCCGTTTTAGCGGTTTGGTCATAAAACGGAACAACAGCAGCAGAGTGAGAAATAATAGTAGCAGAAAGACCCCTAACCACACGGTCTGTTTCACCAGTTGATCTGAACTATTGAGTTGCGCCACAATCGAGTCATAAATTGACGAGCCGATAATGACATACAGATACCCCTGCAATTTTTGCTCGTTATACACAGGTGCCACGGAGAAGATCTTGTTGCCATCAAGGGAGCGGGGGTCATCCCCATAAATCGGGAGCTTAGCAGGTGATTTAATCAGCTGCACCAGCGGGCTCAGGTTAATTGACTCACGTTTTACTTCGCCGGGTTTTGCCGAGTAGGTCAGTAACTTTCCGCTGGGGTCGACAAAATAAAATTCAAACGCCGGACCCAGTACCATTAAGGTATGAAACAGGTTTTCTAGTGCTTTATAGTCGTATACACCCTGTTGTAACAAGGGGTTATCCTGCGCCAGATGCTCTGCCAGTCCAATGTGCAGCTGTTGCTCTGCCTGAGCACGAGAAACGGATGACAGGTTTTGTGTCCACCATACAAAGACAGACACGATCAGCATGAAGACGGCTGAAATTGTCAACGCCAGACGATGATAAAGTGAAAGGGTCATTGCATTTCCTGCTGTAGCGGTTTGGCATTGAGTTTATAGCCTACACCCCACACTGTTTCTATGATGGCGTGTTCAGTTATTTGCTCAAATTTATTGCGAATACGATTGATATGAGAATTAACGGTGTGCTCATATCCAAGATGATCATAGCCCCAGACTGATTCCAGTAACTGGGCCCGGGAAAATACCTGATTGGGGTGCCGGGCAAAAAACAGCACTAAATCAAATTCAGTCGCGGTGAGGTCGACGGGGGTTTGTTTAAGTGTTAGCTCGTGATAATGGGGATCAATATGCAGCTGGCCAATGACCACCGGGTTGGTTGTGCTTGAGGTAGGTTGTTGCTGTGGCTCTTGCAACAGTTTGATGTGTCTGAGCTGGGCCTTGACTCGGGCCTGAAACTCCCGGTAGCTAAATGGCTTGCAAATGTAGTCATCTGCGCCCATTTCAAGACCAATGATCCGATCCATTTCACTGCTTTTGGAGGTCATCATGATCACGCTAATTTTAGGGTAGCGAGTTTTGATTTCCCGGCACAGCGTCAGACCGTCTACTTCAGGCAGCATGATATCGAGTATCACGATGGCATAATGTTGATTGGTCAGTTGTGGCATAACCAGATCTCCACTGGCAAGGTGATCAACGCCGAGATCCAACTCGTTCAGATGAACGCGTAACAGGTCGGCAATATCAGCATCGTCTTCAACGATAAGCACGTTTTGCTGCATAGCAAGTCTCCACACCGGTATTTGCGACCGGCTGTCAGTGCTCCGTGACCGCAACGGTCACGGAGCGGCTGGGAGACTACTTGGTTCTGGTAATGGTAACCGTCATTAGCGGGTTGTCGAATTTATGGCTGCTTGTTAATACCGACGTTGTCAGCCCGTCATCCACACCAACCACGCCAGGGTGCATGGCCACCTTGTTTAACGCTTCTCTCTCAGCACTAAATCCTGTGCCACCATCGGCCGGACCTGGTATAGTGCCCTGGGCTTCCGTATTGGCTTCTGTGCCCGCGTCATAGGCATGTGTCGTGTAAGTCATCACTTGACCGACTGTCATTGCAGACACATCCAAAGCATTAAGACCGGTAAAGCCATCATTTGTATTCACCATCATGGAAATCAAAGACAACTTTTGTCCATCCAGGGAGTCATGGGTCAGAGTCAGCTCGGTTTTTTGTCCCGGTGGTAGAGGCGCTGTTGCAGAAGCCTGGCTTTGCACTACATCGAGTGCAAGCAGGCCGCTGCTATCTCCGCCCTCTGCTAGCACTTCCAGTGCATCGATTGCCGGCTCGCCCAGTTGCCAGAATTGTCCTTCCTGATGCAGCGCGACAGCAATGGGAGACAGCGGCTGAGCGTAAGTCAGGTTAGTGGCTGTGATCATTAACTCCACTGTGGTTGGCGTGGGGTCTGTTGGATCTGTTGGGTCAGTCGGATCAGTTGGATCCGGGTCTGCAGGATCTGGATCAGCAGGGGCCGGGTCATCGACCATGTTCATATCATCATCGGGCATAGTGACGGGCATGTTATCGTCGTTATCGCTGCCACAGGCGGCCAGTACTAAGCAGGCCGCAGGCAGGGTGAGTCTGAATAATTTCATGGCAGGCCCCTTACTTAACGGTTACGGTTACTTTGGCAACGGGGTTCAACCAGCGGTGGACCGTATTGTGCAGGTCGCTTTTTCCACCAACTTGTTCATCATCGCCCAGATTACCGCGGTGAATATGTATAAGTTTATTCTC contains:
- a CDS encoding sensor histidine kinase, which gives rise to MTLSLYHRLALTISAVFMLIVSVFVWWTQNLSSVSRAQAEQQLHIGLAEHLAQDNPLLQQGVYDYKALENLFHTLMVLGPAFEFYFVDPSGKLLTYSAKPGEVKRESINLSPLVQLIKSPAKLPIYGDDPRSLDGNKIFSVAPVYNEQKLQGYLYVIIGSSIYDSIVAQLNSSDQLVKQTVWLGVFLLLLFLTLLLLFRFMTKPLKRLNHYIHTVEHHKFDIKQAPLLSWEQQDNEIHQLGNGINTMLQTINQQMSQLTAVDEQRRQLLAHLSHDLRTPLASLQGYLELVERGAATSGEMQRYMSIALKNCTQLKNLIDQIFELAHLESGHTQVHFEVFNMGELIYDVLAKFALKAQQADITLHVTPTECDFVVYSDIAKLERIMSNLIENALRHTPAGGAISIVVTTKEGGYDIAIQDTGEGISPKELPYIFEARYQASNSKGCKKTHAGLGLAITARLLRLLKSEIKVNSQLGEGSEFVFQVRGTE
- a CDS encoding response regulator transcription factor; this encodes MQQNVLIVEDDADIADLLRVHLNELDLGVDHLASGDLVMPQLTNQHYAIVILDIMLPEVDGLTLCREIKTRYPKISVIMMTSKSSEMDRIIGLEMGADDYICKPFSYREFQARVKAQLRHIKLLQEPQQQPTSSTTNPVVIGQLHIDPHYHELTLKQTPVDLTATEFDLVLFFARHPNQVFSRAQLLESVWGYDHLGYEHTVNSHINRIRNKFEQITEHAIIETVWGVGYKLNAKPLQQEMQ
- a CDS encoding spondin domain-containing protein, whose protein sequence is MKLFRLTLPAACLVLAACGSDNDDNMPVTMPDDDMNMVDDPAPADPDPADPDPTDPTDPTDPTDPTPTTVELMITATNLTYAQPLSPIAVALHQEGQFWQLGEPAIDALEVLAEGGDSSGLLALDVVQSQASATAPLPPGQKTELTLTHDSLDGQKLSLISMMVNTNDGFTGLNALDVSAMTVGQVMTYTTHAYDAGTEANTEAQGTIPGPADGGTGFSAEREALNKVAMHPGVVGVDDGLTTSVLTSSHKFDNPLMTVTITRTK